Proteins encoded in a region of the Mycolicibacterium duvalii genome:
- a CDS encoding alcohol dehydrogenase catalytic domain-containing protein — translation MPTHQAVHVASANAPLTLVEVDTPAPSSGHVRIDVAACGVCGTDHGFVTGGFPGLTWPLTPGHEIAGTVAEVGDGVEGFATGDRVAVGWFGGNCHHCVPCRQAFFMQCENMQVPSWHYPGGYAESVTVPVTALARIPDELSFVEAAPMGCAGVTTFNALRRTRAKAGDLVAVLGIGGLGHLGVQWSRAMGFETVAIARGAAKEADARELGAHHYIDSTSSDVSAELRRLGGAVAVLATAANAQAMADTVGGLGPQGELVVVGVTADPLPISPMQLITPGVSVTGHPSGTSRDVEETMRFAVRSGVRAMVEERPLAEAADAYAAMDEGRARYRMVLTV, via the coding sequence ATGCCCACTCATCAGGCCGTCCATGTCGCCTCTGCCAACGCGCCGTTGACCTTGGTCGAGGTCGACACCCCTGCCCCGTCGTCCGGTCACGTCCGTATCGATGTCGCGGCGTGCGGCGTCTGCGGAACCGACCACGGCTTCGTGACCGGCGGTTTCCCGGGTCTGACCTGGCCGCTGACCCCGGGCCACGAAATCGCCGGCACCGTCGCCGAGGTGGGTGACGGGGTGGAGGGCTTCGCCACCGGCGACCGGGTCGCGGTCGGTTGGTTCGGCGGAAATTGCCACCACTGCGTGCCGTGTCGGCAGGCCTTCTTCATGCAGTGCGAGAACATGCAGGTGCCCAGCTGGCACTACCCCGGCGGTTACGCCGAGTCGGTCACCGTGCCGGTGACCGCGTTGGCGCGCATCCCCGACGAGTTGTCGTTCGTCGAGGCCGCCCCGATGGGATGTGCGGGCGTGACCACCTTCAACGCATTGCGCCGGACCCGCGCCAAGGCCGGTGACCTCGTCGCAGTGCTCGGCATCGGCGGGCTCGGCCACCTCGGCGTGCAATGGTCCCGGGCGATGGGGTTCGAAACCGTGGCGATCGCCCGCGGTGCGGCCAAGGAGGCCGACGCACGCGAACTGGGTGCCCACCACTACATCGACTCGACCTCGAGCGACGTGTCCGCCGAACTGCGGCGGCTGGGCGGGGCGGTGGCGGTGCTCGCCACGGCGGCCAACGCGCAGGCGATGGCCGACACCGTCGGCGGGCTCGGCCCGCAGGGTGAGCTCGTCGTCGTCGGCGTCACCGCCGACCCGCTGCCGATCTCGCCGATGCAGCTGATCACGCCGGGCGTGTCGGTGACGGGGCACCCGTCGGGCACGTCGCGCGACGTCGAGGAAACCATGCGGTTCGCGGTGCGCAGCGGGGTGCGCGCCATGGTCGAGGAACGGCCGCTGGCCGAGGCGGCCGACGCCTATGCCGCGATGGACGAGGGACGGGCGCGGTACCGGATGGTTCTCACCGTGTAA
- a CDS encoding glycoside hydrolase family 76 protein, whose product MDQMWANRAASAETAITRRHLRRLWGLPGTQLGVVAWPATGRHRRFGTWHYWWQAHLLDNLVDAQLRDPKPERLTAIARQIRGHRIRNIGRWTNDYYDDMAWLALALERSGRLVGVGRDKALDTLADQFLSSWVPEDGGGIPWRKQDQFFNAPANGPAGIFLARYGDRLRRAQQMADWIDETLIDPDTKLVFDGIKGGSLVRAQYTYCQGVVLGLETELARRTTDERHHQRVHRLVAAVAEHMAPDGVIRGAGGGDGGLFNGILARYLALVATDLPSAGTEDDDARRTARSLVTSSARAAWDNRQTVDGTPLFGAFWDRAAELPTATAGDAQFVDGAVNSSEIPERDLSVQLSGWMLMEAAHTVAGDESGPVPAGERD is encoded by the coding sequence ATGGACCAGATGTGGGCCAACCGCGCGGCCAGCGCCGAGACTGCCATCACCCGGCGCCACCTCCGGAGGCTGTGGGGCCTGCCCGGCACCCAGCTCGGTGTGGTGGCGTGGCCGGCCACCGGCCGGCACCGGCGATTCGGTACCTGGCACTACTGGTGGCAGGCCCACCTGCTGGACAACCTGGTCGACGCGCAGCTGCGCGACCCGAAGCCGGAGCGGCTCACGGCCATCGCCCGCCAAATCCGCGGCCACCGCATCCGCAACATCGGGCGGTGGACCAACGACTACTACGACGACATGGCGTGGCTGGCGCTGGCGCTGGAGCGCAGTGGCCGGCTGGTCGGGGTCGGCCGGGACAAAGCCCTCGACACATTGGCCGACCAGTTCCTGAGCTCCTGGGTGCCCGAGGACGGCGGCGGAATCCCGTGGCGCAAACAGGACCAGTTCTTCAACGCTCCGGCCAATGGCCCGGCCGGGATCTTCCTCGCCCGGTACGGAGACCGGTTACGGCGCGCGCAGCAGATGGCCGACTGGATCGACGAGACGCTGATCGATCCGGACACCAAGCTGGTGTTCGACGGGATCAAGGGCGGCTCGCTGGTCCGCGCGCAGTACACCTACTGCCAGGGCGTGGTGCTGGGGCTGGAGACCGAACTCGCCCGACGCACCACAGACGAGCGGCACCACCAGCGGGTGCACCGCCTGGTGGCCGCGGTCGCCGAGCACATGGCGCCCGACGGGGTGATCCGCGGTGCCGGCGGCGGCGACGGCGGCTTGTTCAACGGCATCCTGGCCCGCTACCTGGCCCTGGTCGCCACCGACCTGCCGTCGGCGGGGACCGAGGACGACGATGCTCGCCGGACCGCGCGCTCGCTGGTCACGTCCTCGGCGCGGGCCGCCTGGGACAATCGTCAAACCGTCGACGGCACTCCGCTGTTCGGTGCGTTCTGGGACCGCGCGGCCGAGCTGCCGACCGCGACGGCCGGGGATGCCCAGTTCGTGGACGGCGCGGTCAACTCGTCGGAGATACCCGAGCGCGACCTGTCGGTTCAGCTGTCCGGATGGATGCTCATGGAAGCAGCGCACACCGTGGCGGGTGACGAATCAGGCCCAGTGCCCGCAGGTGAGAGAGACTGA
- a CDS encoding peptidase M50 produces the protein MDSYPIAVYRGAHRRLPRALRDLPVLDRVEDVVAGRRILVVGSHSDLSAVLKQLLRSERLDIEVAHVRRWWQARRARRASAVRTPLIRDETGAVITRAAYWLPPEDRTAIEGEAIVDDARLFDGHAPAVRVEPTAALPGLRATVWRGPLRPARWVAGRAAQLGTTGARVVRDGQPHAREVRRSTFYRHTEGWARVPTARFGPP, from the coding sequence GTGGACTCCTACCCCATCGCGGTGTACCGCGGCGCGCACCGGCGGCTGCCGCGGGCCCTGCGCGATCTGCCCGTACTGGACCGCGTCGAGGATGTCGTCGCAGGTCGTCGGATCCTCGTGGTCGGCTCCCACTCCGACCTGTCCGCAGTGCTCAAGCAGCTGCTGCGAAGTGAGCGCCTCGACATCGAGGTGGCCCACGTGCGGCGCTGGTGGCAGGCGCGCCGCGCCCGGCGCGCGAGCGCGGTGCGCACTCCGCTGATCCGCGACGAGACCGGGGCGGTGATCACACGCGCGGCCTACTGGCTGCCGCCCGAGGACCGGACCGCGATCGAAGGCGAGGCCATAGTCGACGACGCGCGGCTGTTCGACGGTCACGCCCCGGCGGTGCGGGTCGAACCGACGGCCGCGCTGCCCGGGTTGCGCGCCACGGTGTGGCGGGGCCCGCTGCGGCCGGCACGGTGGGTGGCCGGACGCGCTGCGCAGTTGGGTACGACCGGCGCGCGGGTGGTCCGCGACGGCCAGCCGCACGCCCGGGAGGTGCGGCGCTCGACGTTCTACCGCCACACCGAGGGATGGGCCCGGGTACCCACCGCCCGGTTCGGCCCGCCGTGA
- the fbaA gene encoding class II fructose-bisphosphate aldolase, which yields MPIATPEVYAEMLDRAKEHGFAFPAINCVGSESVNAAIKGFADAGSDGIIQFSTGGAEFASGLGVKDMVTGAVALAEFAHVVAQRYPITVALHTDHCPKDKLDTYVRPLLAISAERVARGDNPLFQSHMWDGSAVPIDENLAIAQELLGEAAAAKIILEVEIGVVGGEEDGVEAEINDKLYTTAEDFEKTIDALGAGERGRYLLAATFGNVHGVYKPGNVVLRPEVLAEGQQVAAAKLGLPTGAKPFDFVFHGGSGSLKSEIEDALRYGVVKMNVDTDTQYAFSRPIVGHMFSHYDGVLKVDGEVGNKKVYDPRSYLKKAEASMSERVVEACADLHSAGRSVTAG from the coding sequence ATGCCGATCGCGACGCCCGAGGTCTACGCCGAGATGCTGGACCGCGCCAAAGAACACGGGTTCGCATTCCCGGCCATCAACTGCGTCGGCTCGGAATCGGTGAACGCCGCAATCAAGGGCTTCGCCGATGCCGGTTCTGACGGCATCATCCAATTCTCCACCGGTGGAGCGGAATTCGCTTCCGGCCTGGGGGTAAAGGACATGGTGACGGGCGCGGTGGCACTGGCCGAGTTCGCCCATGTGGTGGCGCAGCGATACCCGATCACGGTGGCGCTGCACACCGACCACTGCCCCAAGGACAAGCTCGACACCTACGTGCGCCCGCTGCTGGCGATCTCGGCCGAACGCGTCGCCCGCGGGGACAATCCGTTGTTCCAGTCGCACATGTGGGACGGCTCGGCGGTGCCGATCGACGAGAACCTGGCCATCGCACAGGAACTGCTGGGCGAGGCCGCTGCGGCCAAGATCATCCTCGAGGTCGAGATCGGTGTGGTCGGCGGCGAGGAGGACGGGGTCGAGGCCGAGATCAACGACAAGCTGTACACCACGGCCGAGGATTTCGAGAAGACCATCGACGCGCTCGGCGCCGGCGAGCGCGGCCGGTACCTGCTGGCGGCCACGTTCGGCAACGTGCACGGCGTCTACAAGCCGGGCAACGTGGTGCTGCGGCCCGAGGTGCTGGCCGAGGGCCAGCAGGTCGCCGCCGCGAAACTGGGACTGCCGACCGGCGCCAAGCCGTTCGACTTCGTCTTCCACGGCGGATCGGGCTCGCTGAAGTCCGAGATCGAGGACGCGTTGCGCTACGGCGTGGTGAAGATGAACGTCGACACCGACACGCAGTACGCGTTCAGTCGTCCGATCGTCGGGCACATGTTCAGCCACTACGACGGCGTGCTCAAGGTGGACGGCGAGGTGGGCAACAAGAAGGTCTACGACCCCCGCAGCTATTTGAAGAAGGCCGAGGCCTCGATGAGCGAGCGGGTGGTCGAGGCGTGCGCGGATCTGCACAGCGCGGGCCGGAGCGTGACCGCGGGCTGA
- the nhaA gene encoding Na+/H+ antiporter NhaA, with product MRETETTAARGFPLLPSRRNRGSKATRTTDNTAAALLLISTVVAIVWANSPWAQSYWTLLDTHVGMGFGAHHFEMSVKHLVNDALMAFFFFIVGLEVTREFTIGELTDRSRAAVPVVAAAAGLVVPAVVFLAFNPSGDNAHAWGVVISTDTAFLVGALAIIKPVFPARVRLFLLTLAVVDDVGALIAIAVFYSDELRVGPLVLSLALLVVLVLVRRLPRWHGPAYAVLGVALWITLYLAGIHPTLAGVAVALSIPVFTPERRPVERAVEQIRAFRQSPNSRYARQASRSLRESISINERLQTSVGPVVAFVILPLFALVNAGVRLDAQTLATAFRSPLTWGIISGLVVGKFVGITGATWLMRRTGLGVLAPGLSLRRVAGGAALSGIGFTISLFIVDIAIAEPDRQDQARIGVLTASALAFGLGWLLFRVTDRLSPPESVGSKLLRPVDPERDHIRGNPNAPLVLVEYGDFECPFCSRATGMIDEVRAHFGADLLYVWRHFPLERAHPRAFDAARASEAAALQGRFWEMAHELFDHQDDLEWSDMYRYAVAVGCDIERFDQDVRVHSTKVLHRVTDDADDAEEMDLNATPTLFVNGVRHRGPWDAASLIRVLERGRP from the coding sequence GTGAGAGAGACTGAGACGACCGCTGCGCGGGGTTTCCCGCTGCTCCCGTCCCGGCGCAACCGCGGCAGTAAAGCCACCAGGACCACCGACAACACCGCCGCCGCGCTGCTGCTGATCAGCACGGTGGTGGCGATCGTGTGGGCGAATTCGCCCTGGGCGCAGAGCTATTGGACGCTGCTCGACACCCACGTCGGCATGGGGTTCGGAGCCCACCACTTCGAGATGTCGGTCAAACATCTCGTCAACGACGCGCTGATGGCGTTCTTCTTCTTCATCGTCGGGTTGGAGGTGACCCGGGAATTCACCATCGGCGAGTTGACCGACCGGTCCCGGGCAGCCGTTCCGGTGGTCGCTGCCGCGGCCGGTCTGGTGGTGCCCGCCGTGGTGTTCCTGGCGTTCAACCCGTCCGGGGACAACGCGCACGCGTGGGGCGTGGTGATCTCGACCGACACCGCGTTCCTGGTCGGTGCGCTGGCCATCATCAAGCCGGTGTTCCCGGCCCGGGTGCGGTTGTTCCTGCTCACGCTGGCGGTGGTGGACGACGTCGGAGCGCTGATCGCGATCGCGGTGTTCTACTCCGACGAACTGCGGGTCGGCCCGCTAGTGCTGTCGTTGGCGCTGCTCGTGGTGCTGGTCCTGGTGCGCAGGTTGCCCAGATGGCACGGTCCGGCCTACGCCGTGCTCGGCGTCGCGCTGTGGATCACGTTGTATCTGGCCGGCATTCACCCGACGCTGGCCGGCGTCGCGGTCGCGCTGTCCATCCCGGTGTTCACGCCGGAGCGCCGGCCGGTCGAGCGCGCCGTCGAGCAGATTCGGGCCTTTCGGCAGTCACCGAACTCCCGCTACGCGCGACAGGCCAGTCGCTCTCTGCGCGAATCGATTTCGATCAACGAGCGCCTGCAAACCTCGGTGGGCCCGGTGGTGGCCTTCGTCATCCTGCCGCTGTTCGCGCTGGTCAACGCCGGCGTCCGGCTCGACGCGCAGACGTTGGCCACGGCATTTCGGTCGCCGCTGACGTGGGGCATCATCTCCGGTCTGGTGGTGGGCAAGTTCGTCGGCATCACCGGCGCCACCTGGCTGATGCGGCGCACCGGACTGGGGGTGTTGGCGCCCGGGCTGTCCTTGCGGCGGGTCGCCGGCGGCGCCGCGCTGTCGGGCATCGGCTTCACGATCTCGCTGTTCATCGTCGACATCGCCATCGCCGAACCGGACCGCCAGGACCAGGCCCGCATCGGTGTGCTCACCGCCTCGGCGCTGGCGTTCGGCCTCGGCTGGTTGCTCTTCCGCGTCACCGACCGGCTCAGCCCGCCGGAGTCGGTGGGATCGAAGCTGTTACGGCCCGTCGATCCCGAGCGCGACCACATCCGGGGAAACCCGAACGCGCCGCTGGTGCTCGTCGAGTACGGGGATTTCGAGTGCCCGTTCTGCAGCCGGGCCACCGGGATGATCGACGAGGTGCGGGCCCACTTCGGGGCCGACCTGCTCTACGTGTGGCGCCACTTCCCGCTCGAAAGGGCCCATCCGCGGGCCTTCGACGCGGCACGGGCCAGCGAGGCGGCCGCGCTGCAAGGCAGGTTCTGGGAGATGGCGCACGAACTGTTCGACCATCAGGACGATCTGGAGTGGTCGGACATGTACCGGTACGCGGTGGCCGTCGGCTGCGACATCGAGCGATTCGACCAGGACGTCCGGGTGCACTCGACCAAAGTGCTGCACCGGGTCACCGACGACGCCGACGACGCCGAGGAGATGGACCTCAACGCGACGCCGACACTGTTCGTCAACGGAGTGCGGCACCGCGGACCCTGGGACGCCGCGAGCCTGATCCGGGTCCTCGAGCGGGGCCGGCCTTAG
- a CDS encoding Rv0361 family membrane protein — protein MSNPTGPERPDTPADDQTPPDAETEVLPEPDPEHEPATEVISPQPPPGLGQPEEPGERRYTAPSGFDAGSTQIINRPNEPATEVFASQKSAGPQVIPPRGEAPKPAKQKRHWGWVAAIVVIIAVLAVVAIVGTILLTRGGVAGVSQEEQVRTTIQNFDTAVQNGDLATLRSITCGSKRDTYVNYSDERWAEIHKRVAAAKQYPVVASIDQVVINGDHAEANVTTFMAYAPQTRSTRSFDLQFRDDQWKVCQTN, from the coding sequence ATGTCGAACCCCACAGGGCCCGAGCGTCCGGACACGCCGGCCGACGATCAGACGCCGCCGGATGCCGAGACCGAAGTGCTGCCGGAACCGGATCCGGAGCATGAGCCCGCGACCGAGGTCATCTCGCCGCAGCCGCCGCCCGGGTTGGGTCAACCGGAGGAGCCCGGGGAGCGCCGGTACACGGCGCCGTCGGGTTTCGACGCCGGATCCACCCAGATCATCAACCGGCCCAACGAGCCGGCCACCGAGGTGTTCGCCTCCCAGAAATCGGCCGGGCCGCAGGTGATTCCGCCACGTGGCGAAGCCCCCAAGCCGGCCAAGCAGAAGCGTCACTGGGGCTGGGTGGCCGCGATCGTGGTGATCATCGCGGTGCTGGCCGTCGTCGCGATCGTGGGCACGATCCTGCTGACCAGGGGCGGGGTGGCCGGGGTGTCGCAGGAAGAGCAGGTGCGCACCACCATCCAGAACTTCGACACCGCGGTGCAGAACGGCGACCTGGCCACGTTGCGCAGCATCACCTGCGGCTCGAAGCGCGACACCTACGTCAACTACAGCGACGAGCGCTGGGCCGAGATCCACAAGCGGGTGGCGGCGGCCAAGCAGTACCCGGTGGTGGCCAGCATCGACCAGGTGGTGATCAACGGCGACCACGCGGAGGCCAACGTCACCACGTTCATGGCCTATGCGCCGCAGACCCGCTCGACACGTAGCTTCGACCTGCAGTTCCGCGACGACCAGTGGAAGGTCTGTCAGACCAACTGA
- a CDS encoding TetR/AcrR family transcriptional regulator, translated as MAVEREDLLRAAADFLGRRPNATQDEIAAAVGVSRATLHRHFAGKPALLAALDDFAIAQMHQALDSAELQRGSAIEALGRLVAACEPVSPYLSLLYSQTQDLDMEHSLQGWAEADAAISALFERGQRSGEFRPDLSAAWLTEALYNLVAGAAWAIQNGRVAGRDFHRLIVELLLNGVRTP; from the coding sequence ATGGCTGTGGAGCGCGAGGACCTGTTGCGAGCGGCGGCGGATTTCCTGGGCCGGCGCCCCAACGCGACCCAGGATGAGATCGCCGCCGCCGTCGGCGTCAGCCGTGCCACCTTGCACCGCCATTTCGCCGGCAAGCCCGCGCTGCTGGCCGCGCTCGACGACTTCGCGATCGCGCAGATGCACCAAGCCCTCGACAGCGCCGAGTTGCAGCGCGGTTCGGCCATCGAGGCGCTGGGCCGGCTGGTGGCGGCCTGCGAACCGGTGTCGCCGTACCTGTCGCTGCTCTACAGCCAGACCCAGGACCTCGACATGGAGCACTCGCTGCAGGGGTGGGCCGAGGCCGACGCGGCGATCAGCGCGCTGTTCGAGCGCGGACAGCGCAGCGGCGAGTTCCGCCCCGATCTGTCGGCGGCCTGGCTCACCGAGGCTCTGTACAACCTCGTCGCCGGGGCCGCATGGGCGATCCAGAACGGCCGGGTCGCCGGCCGCGATTTTCACCGCTTGATCGTCGAATTGCTGTTGAACGGAGTACGCACCCCATGA
- a CDS encoding site-2 protease family protein: MGPGTHRPVRPAVSTTSARRSVRPSWAFWLLVATTGLGGVLAWQSAERVQPLAYIGVFILVLGGWLVSLCLHEFGHAYTAWRYGDHGVEARGYLTLNPFKYSHPLLSLGLPVLFIALGGIGLPGGAVYLQTAAMTRRQLTVVSLAGPAMNVVLAVILLAATRLFFDPGHAVFWAGLAFLAFLQVTAVLLNLLPIPGLDGYGALEPHLSPQTRRAIAPLRQWGFLLLLVVLLTPPLNGWFFAAVYWAFDLSGVPAALSSIGSQLTRFWSAWM, encoded by the coding sequence ATGGGCCCGGGTACCCACCGCCCGGTTCGGCCCGCCGTGAGCACGACCTCGGCCCGCCGGTCGGTCCGGCCCAGTTGGGCCTTCTGGCTGCTGGTGGCCACCACCGGCCTTGGTGGCGTGCTGGCCTGGCAGTCCGCGGAGCGGGTCCAGCCGCTGGCCTACATCGGGGTCTTCATCCTGGTGCTGGGCGGCTGGCTGGTGTCACTGTGCCTGCACGAGTTCGGACACGCGTACACCGCGTGGCGTTACGGCGATCACGGAGTCGAGGCCCGCGGCTACCTGACACTCAACCCGTTCAAGTACTCCCATCCGCTGCTGTCGCTCGGGCTGCCGGTGCTGTTCATCGCGCTGGGCGGGATCGGCCTGCCCGGCGGGGCGGTTTATCTGCAGACCGCGGCGATGACGCGCCGGCAGCTGACCGTGGTCAGCCTGGCCGGACCGGCGATGAACGTGGTGCTGGCCGTGATCCTGCTCGCGGCGACCCGGCTCTTCTTCGACCCTGGGCATGCGGTGTTCTGGGCCGGGCTGGCGTTCCTGGCCTTCCTCCAGGTGACCGCCGTGCTGCTGAACCTGCTGCCGATCCCGGGACTGGACGGCTACGGCGCGCTGGAGCCGCACCTGAGCCCGCAGACCCGGCGCGCGATCGCGCCCCTCCGGCAGTGGGGTTTCCTGCTGCTGCTGGTGGTGCTGCTCACGCCGCCGCTGAACGGGTGGTTCTTCGCGGCGGTGTACTGGGCTTTCGACCTGTCGGGGGTTCCGGCCGCGCTGTCGTCGATAGGCAGCCAACTGACTCGCTTCTGGTCGGCCTGGATGTAG
- a CDS encoding cation diffusion facilitator family transporter yields MGAGHDHGQADARVSRMILAALILTAFFLVELFTALAINSIALLADAGHMLTDLVAMFMGLTAVLLARRGSTSPARTYGWHRAEVFTAVANAVLLLGVATFILYEAVERIGDAPEVPGVPLIVVALAGLAANLVVVVLLRSHSQQSLAVKGAYMEVLADTVGSVGVLIAGIVTVTTGWPYADIVVAVFVALWVLPRAISLARAALRILSETSPSHIDVEELRQALSAVDGVTEVHDLHVWTLVPGKDMVTAHLTSKRDSAQVLDDARAVLTARGLDHSTVQVEPPDAAADCECGSGDR; encoded by the coding sequence ATGGGTGCGGGACACGACCACGGCCAGGCCGACGCCCGGGTCTCCCGGATGATTCTGGCCGCGCTCATTCTGACCGCGTTCTTCCTGGTCGAACTGTTCACCGCGCTGGCGATCAACTCGATCGCACTGCTGGCCGACGCCGGCCACATGCTCACCGATCTGGTTGCGATGTTCATGGGCCTGACCGCCGTGCTGCTGGCCCGGCGCGGCAGCACCTCACCGGCACGCACGTACGGCTGGCACCGCGCCGAGGTGTTCACCGCGGTCGCCAATGCGGTGCTGCTGCTCGGCGTGGCGACGTTCATCCTGTACGAGGCGGTCGAGAGGATCGGCGACGCCCCCGAGGTGCCCGGCGTCCCGCTGATCGTCGTCGCGCTGGCCGGACTGGCGGCCAACCTCGTCGTGGTGGTGCTGCTGCGCTCGCACTCCCAGCAGAGCCTGGCGGTCAAGGGTGCCTACATGGAGGTGCTGGCCGACACCGTCGGCAGTGTCGGCGTACTGATCGCCGGCATCGTCACCGTGACCACCGGGTGGCCCTACGCCGACATCGTCGTCGCGGTCTTCGTCGCGCTGTGGGTGCTGCCGCGCGCGATCTCACTGGCGCGGGCCGCGCTGCGGATTCTGTCCGAGACATCCCCCAGCCACATCGACGTCGAGGAATTGCGGCAGGCGTTGTCCGCGGTCGACGGAGTCACCGAAGTGCACGACCTGCACGTCTGGACGCTGGTGCCGGGCAAGGACATGGTCACCGCACACCTGACCAGCAAGCGGGACTCCGCACAGGTGCTCGACGACGCGCGCGCGGTGCTCACCGCGCGCGGGCTGGACCATTCGACCGTCCAGGTCGAGCCGCCCGACGCGGCCGCCGACTGCGAGTGCGGCAGCGGCGACCGGTAG
- a CDS encoding DUF3151 domain-containing protein encodes MTRMGDLLGPEPVFLPGDPAAEAELDAAENPAIVAAAHPTASIAWAVLAERALDDGQAVTAYAYARTGYHRGLDQLRRNGWKGFGPVPFRHEPNRGFLRCVAALARAADTIGEVDEYQRCLDLLDDCDPGARGALGLA; translated from the coding sequence ATGACTCGGATGGGTGACCTTCTCGGACCCGAACCAGTGTTCCTGCCCGGCGACCCTGCCGCCGAGGCGGAACTCGACGCGGCGGAGAACCCGGCCATCGTGGCCGCGGCGCATCCGACGGCGTCGATCGCGTGGGCGGTGCTCGCCGAACGGGCCCTCGACGACGGTCAGGCCGTGACCGCCTACGCCTACGCCCGCACCGGCTACCACCGGGGTCTGGACCAGCTGCGCCGCAACGGGTGGAAGGGGTTCGGTCCGGTGCCGTTCAGGCACGAGCCCAATCGCGGGTTCCTGCGGTGTGTGGCGGCGCTGGCCCGCGCGGCGGACACGATCGGCGAAGTCGACGAATACCAGCGCTGCCTGGATCTGCTCGACGACTGTGACCCGGGTGCCCGAGGCGCCCTGGGCCTGGCCTGA
- a CDS encoding DedA family protein translates to MPDFLDPINLLSYFGTWALIGLLLVVFVESGVLFPILPGDSLLFVAGMLAAGTAAAAQDGTVPANFELWQLVLFIPIAAVLGAQVGYWIGRNIGTAMFKPDARFLKQRYLDEAHLFFEQRGPFAIVIARFVPIVRTLAPITAGAARMNYAVFTLFNAVGAVIWGVGLTVLGYWLGRFEIIQTLLEPIVLGIVALSVLPIAFEWYKRRKAARQAGGAAEPEAST, encoded by the coding sequence ATGCCCGATTTCCTGGACCCGATCAATCTCCTCAGCTACTTCGGCACGTGGGCGCTGATCGGCCTGCTGCTGGTCGTGTTCGTGGAGTCCGGCGTACTGTTCCCGATCCTGCCCGGCGACTCGCTGTTGTTCGTCGCGGGCATGCTGGCCGCCGGTACCGCGGCCGCCGCGCAGGACGGCACGGTGCCGGCCAACTTCGAACTCTGGCAGCTGGTGCTGTTCATCCCGATCGCGGCGGTGCTCGGCGCCCAGGTCGGCTACTGGATCGGCCGCAACATCGGGACCGCGATGTTCAAGCCCGACGCCCGGTTCCTCAAGCAGCGGTACCTCGACGAGGCGCACCTGTTCTTCGAACAACGCGGTCCATTCGCCATCGTGATCGCGCGCTTCGTGCCGATCGTGCGCACGCTGGCGCCGATCACGGCCGGCGCGGCCCGGATGAACTACGCGGTGTTCACCCTCTTCAACGCCGTCGGCGCCGTCATCTGGGGGGTGGGGCTGACCGTTCTCGGGTACTGGCTCGGACGCTTCGAGATCATCCAGACGCTGCTCGAGCCGATCGTGTTGGGCATCGTGGCGCTGTCGGTGCTGCCGATCGCCTTCGAGTGGTACAAGCGGCGGAAAGCGGCGCGCCAGGCCGGCGGTGCCGCCGAACCCGAAGCCAGCACCTAA